In the genome of uncultured Pseudodesulfovibrio sp., one region contains:
- a CDS encoding chloride channel protein has protein sequence MADKSEPLFLKLRRPNIRFLFLAIIIGGLAGYGAVLFKLILKYMQWVFYQNTGDWLTFADSVPLWMKIVMPAVGGVVVGLVVSYFASEAKGHGVPEVMQAIALRGGRIRKRVAAAKIFASAVTIGSGGSVGREGPMVQIGASIGSSVGQIFKIPSVHMKTMVGCGAAAGIAATFNAPIAGVLFALEIIIGDFGVMQFSPVVLSSVMATAISRYYFGDFPHFDIPTYSIVSLWEYLFYPVLGVVTGLVALTFTNSLYWLEDRFDALPIPDWTKPAIGGAALGLIFAVYPQVFGVGYGAMNATLLDKTPFVLMLVLVVVKIVASSVTLGSGGSGGIFAPSLFMGCMTGGAFGYVVHSLLPAYTATPAAYALVAMGGLVAGTTYAPITAILIIFEMTSDYSIILPLMLTCITATVMNSTIQRASIYTTKLLRRGIDIEAGRERHLLSHMLVKEVMVRDFVTIPQSMTLSSILWTFKTENASYLHVVDEDQRLTGIISFRDLRAVLNEEGLNDLLIAHDLATQNPVTVTTDDTLQDALDKITDRGVSQLPVLSTGKDPKVVGTLTELAIDAAYNSATVRAEIAEGPNRDAL, from the coding sequence ATGGCCGACAAAAGTGAACCGCTCTTTCTCAAACTCAGACGACCCAACATCCGATTCCTTTTTCTGGCTATCATTATCGGTGGGTTGGCCGGGTATGGTGCGGTCCTGTTCAAACTGATCCTCAAATACATGCAGTGGGTGTTCTATCAGAACACCGGCGACTGGCTGACCTTTGCGGACTCCGTACCGTTGTGGATGAAGATAGTCATGCCCGCGGTCGGCGGCGTGGTGGTCGGTCTGGTGGTCAGCTATTTCGCCTCCGAAGCCAAGGGCCACGGCGTGCCCGAGGTCATGCAGGCCATCGCGCTGCGCGGAGGACGCATCCGGAAGCGGGTGGCTGCGGCCAAGATTTTCGCCTCTGCCGTGACCATCGGCTCGGGCGGGTCCGTGGGCCGCGAAGGCCCCATGGTCCAGATCGGAGCGTCCATCGGTTCGTCCGTGGGACAGATTTTCAAGATCCCGAGCGTGCACATGAAGACTATGGTCGGCTGCGGGGCTGCGGCAGGCATCGCCGCCACCTTCAACGCGCCCATCGCCGGCGTGCTTTTCGCGCTTGAGATCATCATCGGCGACTTCGGGGTCATGCAGTTCTCGCCCGTGGTCCTGTCCTCGGTCATGGCCACGGCCATTTCCCGCTATTACTTCGGCGATTTCCCGCATTTCGATATCCCGACCTATTCCATCGTTTCGCTGTGGGAGTACCTGTTCTATCCGGTGCTTGGCGTGGTTACGGGGCTGGTGGCGCTGACCTTCACCAACTCCCTGTACTGGCTCGAGGACCGCTTCGACGCACTGCCCATCCCGGACTGGACCAAGCCCGCCATCGGCGGGGCCGCGCTGGGCCTGATCTTCGCCGTGTACCCGCAGGTCTTCGGCGTAGGGTACGGGGCCATGAACGCGACGCTGCTCGACAAGACCCCGTTCGTCCTCATGCTCGTGCTCGTGGTGGTCAAGATCGTGGCATCTTCCGTGACCCTGGGCTCGGGTGGTTCCGGCGGCATCTTCGCCCCCAGCCTGTTCATGGGATGCATGACCGGCGGGGCTTTCGGCTACGTGGTCCATTCGCTGCTTCCGGCCTATACGGCCACGCCCGCGGCCTACGCCCTGGTGGCCATGGGCGGCCTGGTTGCGGGCACCACCTACGCGCCCATCACCGCCATCCTGATCATTTTCGAAATGACCTCGGACTATTCCATCATCCTGCCGCTCATGCTGACCTGCATCACGGCCACGGTCATGAATTCGACCATCCAGCGGGCGTCCATCTACACCACCAAGCTGCTGCGGCGCGGGATCGACATCGAGGCGGGCCGCGAGCGGCATCTGCTCTCGCACATGCTGGTCAAGGAGGTCATGGTCCGCGACTTCGTGACCATTCCCCAGTCCATGACCTTGTCGAGCATCCTGTGGACCTTCAAGACGGAGAACGCGTCCTACCTGCACGTGGTGGATGAGGACCAGCGGTTGACCGGAATCATCTCCTTCAGGGACCTGCGGGCCGTGCTCAACGAAGAGGGGCTGAACGACCTGCTCATCGCGCACGATCTGGCCACGCAGAACCCGGTGACCGTGACCACGGACGACACCCTGCAGGACGCTCTGGACAAGATCACGGACAGGGGCGTGTCCCAGCTCCCGGTGCTATCCACCGGTAAGGACCCGAAGGTGGTCGGCACCTTGACCGAACTGGCCATCGACGCGGCCTACAATTCGGCCACGGTCAGGGCCGAGATAGCCGAAGGGCCGAACCGCGACGCCCTCTAG
- a CDS encoding rhodanese-like domain-containing protein, giving the protein MQDQLSHYENKLRWEIDSWDLSEARKNGQKVVVIDARGTSAYDAEHIPGAVSLPHREMNETSTAGLDREALYVTYCDGIGCNASTKGALNMTRLGFTVKELIGGLDWWKRDGYPTDKNEQAQTIGCAC; this is encoded by the coding sequence ATGCAGGACCAACTGAGCCATTATGAAAACAAGCTGCGCTGGGAGATCGATTCCTGGGATTTGAGCGAGGCCCGCAAGAACGGCCAGAAAGTGGTGGTCATCGATGCGCGAGGCACGTCTGCCTATGACGCCGAGCACATCCCCGGCGCGGTCAGCCTGCCTCACCGGGAGATGAACGAAACCTCGACCGCCGGGCTGGACCGGGAGGCTCTGTACGTGACCTACTGCGACGGCATCGGCTGCAACGCCTCCACCAAGGGCGCTCTGAACATGACCCGACTCGGTTTCACGGTAAAGGAACTCATCGGCGGCCTCGACTGGTGGAAACGCGATGGCTACCCCACCGATAAAAATGAGCAGGCTCAAACCATAGGTTGCGCCTGCTGA
- a CDS encoding 4Fe-4S binding protein, producing the protein MHTIDPDECQFCGACQSACPQDAIVHPEGKNYYEITDDCIDCGACEAECGFNAISADD; encoded by the coding sequence ATGCATACAATCGACCCCGATGAGTGTCAGTTCTGCGGCGCTTGCCAAAGTGCCTGCCCCCAGGATGCAATCGTTCACCCCGAAGGTAAGAATTACTACGAGATAACGGATGATTGCATTGATTGTGGCGCATGCGAAGCCGAATGTGGTTTCAATGCGATCAGCGCTGACGATTAG
- a CDS encoding YhcH/YjgK/YiaL family protein: MILDILDNADLYADLNPRFPAAFAFLRRPDLAELPVGRIDLEDGLYAVVAKGPGRNAEDALIETHDQYIDLAYVIAGTDSIGWKARRDLGKAVDASDPRNDVAFYEDRPTHWAEVQPGMIAAYFPEDAHMPMISDAEIHKIIMKVRV, from the coding sequence ATGATTCTGGACATCCTCGATAATGCGGACCTGTACGCGGATCTCAATCCCCGCTTCCCCGCCGCCTTCGCCTTCCTGCGCAGGCCGGATCTGGCCGAGCTGCCCGTCGGGCGGATCGACCTTGAGGACGGCCTGTACGCCGTCGTCGCCAAGGGACCGGGCCGCAATGCCGAGGACGCTCTGATCGAGACCCACGACCAGTATATTGATCTGGCCTACGTCATCGCCGGCACCGATTCCATCGGCTGGAAGGCACGGCGCGACCTAGGGAAGGCCGTTGACGCCTCTGATCCGCGAAATGACGTGGCCTTCTACGAGGACCGGCCGACCCATTGGGCCGAGGTCCAGCCCGGCATGATCGCCGCCTACTTCCCTGAGGATGCGCACATGCCCATGATCTCGGATGCCGAGATCCACAAGATCATCATGAAGGTCAGAGTCTGA
- a CDS encoding NAD(P)/FAD-dependent oxidoreductase — translation MTYDLVVIGAGPGGFDAAVEAVGYGLSVALVEKDFLGGTCLNRGCIPTKLWLGATSAIEELHNQARMKVASGEVTVDFAGLQARVQKHLGATRRAMGAQLQKLGIELFEGTGRLSGDHQVTVATADGEQTIDYKKLVVATGSKPIFFPGLEPDGDCVLDSDKFLSMESMPESLIVVGAGFIGLEMAQVAHRFGCKITVVDAMDRVAPLEDPEVSKALASMFKRWKWDIRLEERVAGVRTQDGKAELTFQTGDKLTADKALVAVGRGPVTQSMGLEEAGIELLFNQIQVDDYLMAATDIYAIGDANGHIQLAHAASHQAHYVARHVAGKIEGPYVCPPVPSVLYGAPEAMRVGMMENEAFLADFDTTEVSVAQLAANPMAQAHAATQGFVKVVWSGGKVVGVTAVGHDVSRLVTPAAMIVQQGWTADDTHSIIFAHPSLDESLLAALTAERKKVQ, via the coding sequence ATGACTTATGATCTCGTGGTCATCGGGGCCGGCCCCGGCGGATTTGACGCCGCCGTGGAAGCGGTAGGCTACGGCCTGTCCGTGGCCCTGGTGGAAAAGGACTTCCTGGGCGGCACCTGCCTCAACCGGGGTTGCATCCCGACCAAGCTCTGGCTCGGCGCAACCTCGGCCATTGAGGAACTGCACAACCAGGCCCGCATGAAGGTCGCCTCGGGCGAGGTGACCGTGGACTTCGCTGGATTGCAGGCCCGGGTGCAGAAGCATCTGGGCGCTACCCGCCGGGCCATGGGCGCACAGCTTCAGAAACTCGGCATCGAACTGTTCGAGGGGACGGGCCGCCTGTCCGGCGACCATCAGGTCACCGTGGCCACTGCCGACGGCGAGCAGACCATCGACTACAAGAAGCTTGTGGTCGCCACCGGGTCCAAGCCCATCTTCTTCCCGGGCCTGGAGCCGGACGGTGATTGTGTGCTCGACTCCGACAAGTTCCTGTCCATGGAGTCCATGCCTGAATCCCTGATTGTGGTCGGCGCGGGCTTCATCGGCCTGGAAATGGCCCAGGTGGCGCATCGCTTCGGCTGCAAGATCACCGTGGTGGACGCCATGGATCGCGTTGCCCCGCTGGAGGACCCGGAGGTCTCCAAGGCATTGGCCTCCATGTTCAAGCGCTGGAAATGGGACATTCGCCTGGAAGAGCGTGTGGCCGGAGTCCGGACCCAGGACGGCAAGGCCGAGTTGACATTCCAGACCGGCGACAAGCTGACCGCGGACAAGGCCCTTGTGGCCGTGGGACGCGGTCCCGTGACCCAGTCCATGGGGCTGGAAGAAGCCGGCATTGAGCTGCTCTTCAACCAGATTCAGGTGGACGACTATCTGATGGCCGCCACTGACATCTACGCCATCGGCGACGCCAACGGGCACATCCAGTTGGCGCACGCGGCTTCGCACCAGGCCCATTACGTGGCCCGGCACGTTGCCGGAAAGATCGAAGGCCCCTATGTCTGTCCGCCGGTACCGAGCGTGCTTTACGGCGCGCCCGAGGCCATGCGCGTGGGCATGATGGAGAACGAGGCGTTCCTGGCCGACTTCGACACCACCGAGGTCTCCGTGGCCCAGCTCGCGGCAAACCCCATGGCTCAGGCCCACGCGGCCACCCAGGGGTTCGTCAAGGTGGTCTGGTCCGGCGGCAAGGTGGTCGGCGTGACCGCCGTTGGCCACGACGTGTCCCGCCTGGTCACTCCTGCGGCCATGATCGTGCAGCAGGGATGGACCGCCGACGACACGCACTCGATCATCTTCGCGCACCCGTCCCTGGATGAATCCCTGCTCGCGGCACTGACTGCGGAAAGGAAGAAAGTACAATGA
- the gcvPB gene encoding aminomethyl-transferring glycine dehydrogenase subunit GcvPB has protein sequence MKTIFEKSVAGREGCWPCEGMAEEAYIPKELLRDGDVGLPSASELDVVRHFTKLSQRNYGVDGNFYPLGSCTMKYNPKFTEVVAAMPGFTRLHPVLPQLRGAGGLCQGALEVMYETESLLCEITGMSAFTLHPMAGAHGELTGVMLMAAYHKDRGNKKTKVIVPDSAHGTNPASAAIAGFDVVTVESKDGIVDPAALAEVLDDEVAGMMMTCPNTLGLFEKNLPEIVKMLRKVDALLYYDGANLNAIMGKMRVGDVGFDIVHLNLHKTFATPHGGGGPGSGPVGVSEKVAPFLPISRVAKREDGRYFLDYDQPKSIGYVAPFYGNFGVYLKAYAYILRLGGTGLIRATENAVLAANYMRKRLCDHFEVPYNRICMHEFVASASPQAKKGVHALDFAKGLLDKGYHAPTVYFPLIVPEAIMIEPTETENKETLDQFCDDLIELAGLVDSNPEALTSAPVTLPVTRLDETKAARSMELTDDL, from the coding sequence ATGAAGACCATATTCGAAAAATCCGTAGCCGGACGCGAAGGCTGCTGGCCCTGCGAAGGCATGGCCGAAGAGGCCTATATCCCCAAGGAACTGCTTCGCGACGGCGATGTGGGCCTGCCCTCCGCCTCCGAGCTTGACGTGGTCCGCCACTTCACCAAGCTCTCCCAGCGCAACTACGGGGTGGACGGCAACTTCTATCCCCTGGGTTCGTGCACCATGAAGTACAACCCCAAGTTCACCGAAGTGGTGGCGGCCATGCCCGGCTTCACCCGGCTGCACCCGGTCCTGCCCCAGCTCAGAGGCGCGGGCGGGCTGTGCCAGGGTGCGCTTGAGGTCATGTACGAGACCGAGTCCCTGTTGTGCGAAATCACCGGCATGTCCGCCTTCACCCTGCACCCCATGGCCGGGGCGCACGGCGAGTTGACCGGCGTCATGCTCATGGCCGCCTACCACAAGGACCGCGGCAACAAGAAGACCAAGGTCATCGTGCCCGACTCGGCACACGGCACCAACCCGGCGTCGGCCGCCATCGCGGGCTTCGACGTGGTTACCGTCGAGTCCAAGGACGGCATCGTGGACCCGGCGGCCCTGGCCGAGGTTCTGGATGACGAGGTCGCGGGCATGATGATGACCTGCCCGAACACGCTCGGCCTGTTCGAAAAGAACCTGCCCGAGATCGTCAAGATGCTGCGCAAGGTGGACGCCCTGCTCTACTATGACGGGGCCAACCTGAACGCCATCATGGGCAAGATGCGCGTGGGCGACGTGGGCTTCGACATCGTCCACCTCAACCTGCACAAGACCTTCGCCACCCCGCACGGCGGCGGCGGTCCCGGTTCCGGTCCGGTGGGCGTGTCCGAAAAGGTCGCCCCGTTCCTGCCCATCTCCCGCGTGGCCAAACGCGAGGACGGCCGCTACTTCCTGGACTACGACCAGCCCAAGTCCATTGGTTATGTGGCGCCGTTCTACGGCAACTTCGGCGTGTACCTGAAGGCTTACGCCTACATCCTGCGCCTGGGCGGCACCGGACTGATCCGGGCCACCGAGAACGCGGTCCTGGCTGCCAACTACATGCGCAAACGGCTGTGCGACCATTTCGAGGTCCCCTACAACCGCATCTGCATGCACGAATTCGTGGCTTCCGCTTCTCCGCAGGCCAAGAAGGGCGTGCACGCGCTCGACTTCGCCAAGGGGCTGCTGGACAAGGGCTACCACGCCCCCACGGTCTACTTCCCGCTCATCGTGCCCGAAGCGATCATGATCGAGCCCACCGAAACCGAGAACAAGGAAACCCTGGACCAGTTCTGCGATGATCTCATCGAACTGGCCGGACTGGTCGATTCCAACCCCGAGGCCCTGACCTCGGCCCCGGTCACCCTGCCCGTGACCCGGCTGGACGAAACCAAGGCCGCCCGTTCCATGGAGCTGACCGATGACTTATGA